In Pseudopipra pipra isolate bDixPip1 chromosome 5, bDixPip1.hap1, whole genome shotgun sequence, the following proteins share a genomic window:
- the FGL2 gene encoding fibroleukin, whose amino-acid sequence MQALPPISENSVGSLITHRLQAALIKLFHFCILPHTARFSVKMKLLVFTVLLKTTLLAFTNVSAVVLEDEENAKEAKVTETCPIKLKTNRKCDEGEDCPYQINLPPMTIQLPKEFRLLEKTLKEVQNLKEAVNKLKKCCQDCKLQADDNQERDSSNEFLLPNAETPAANSEIPDNRVKELQSKVNRMATSLKNAKSQIQTLQGRLERLSLINMNNVEHYVDSKVANLTFAVNNLDNKCSSKCPAMQSRPVIQIMQRDCADHYTAGKRSNGIYRISPDPRNESFEVYCDMQTNGGGWTVLQRRQDGSTNFNRTWNDYKNGFGNLSREFWLGNDRIHLLTKSQEMQLRIDLEDFNGIREYAKYEHFYVANEYLKYRLSVHGYSGTAGDALHYSKHYNHDQKFFTTPDKDNDRYPSGNCGAYYSSGWWFDACLSANLNGKYYHKKYKGVRNGIFWGTWHGISDDIPTGYRQAFKSVKIMIRPKSFVQ is encoded by the exons ATGCAAGCACTCCCACCCATTTCTGAGAACAGTGTAGGCAGTCTGATAACTCACAGGCTTCAAGCTGCCCTTATAAAGTTGTTCCACTTTTGCATACTTCCTCATACTGCTCGATTCTCAGTGAAGATGAAGCTCCTCGTTTTCACAGTCTTGCTGAAGACAACTCTCCTTGCTTTCACAAATGTCTCTGCAGTTGTTTTAGAAGATGAAGAGAATGCTAAAGAAGCAAAAGTTACAGAGACTTGTCCTATAAAGCTCAAAACTAATCGGAAATGTGATGAAGGAGAGGATTGTCCTTATCAGATAAATCTGCCTCCGATGACCATCCAGTTACCCAAAGAATTCAGACTGCTTGAGAAGACTCTCAAAGAAGTACAGAACCTTAAAGAAGCAGTAAACAAGCTGAAGAAATGCTGCCAAGATTGCAAGCTGCAGGCAGATGACAACCAAGAAAGAGACAGTAGTAATGAATTCCTGCTACCTAATGCAGAAACTCCAGCAGCAAACAGTGAAATCCCAGATAACAGAGTAAAGGAACTGCAAAGCAAAGTTAACAGAATGGCAACCAgcttaaaaaatgcaaagagtCAGATTCAGACACTGCAGGGGCGTTTAGAGAGGTTGAGCCTCATAAATATGAACAATGTAGAACATTATGTTGACAGCAAGGTTGCAAATTTAACGTTTGCTGTGAACAACCTGGATAACAAATGTTCTTCTAAGTGTCCAGCAATGCAATCAAGACCTG TTATACAAATAATGCAGAGAGACTGTGCTGACCATTACACAGCAGGCAAAAGGAGTAATGGAATCTACAGGATTAGTCCTGACCCCAGAAATGAGAGCTTTGAAGTTTACTGCGACATGCAAACAAATGGAGGTGGCTGGACAGTGCTGCAGCGGCGTCAGGATGGCAGCACTAACTTCAACAGAACCTGGAATGACTACAAAAATGGctttggaaacctcagcaggGAGTTTTGGCTGGGGAATGACAGAATTCACCTCCTGACAAAGAGCCAAGAAATGCAACTGCGAATTGATCTCGAAGACTTCAATGGAATCAGAGAGTATGCGAAATACGAACACTTCTACGTGGCCAACGAGTACCTGAAGTACCGCCTGAGCGTTCACGGCTACAGCGGCACAGCAGGAGACGCCCTTCACTACAGCAAACATTACAACCATGACCAAAAGTTCTTTACAACTCCAGACAAGGACAACGACAGGTATCCTTCAGGAAACTGCGGCGCCTACTACAGCTCTGGCTGGTGGTTTGATGCGTGCTTGTCAGCCAACCTCAATGGCAAGTACTACCACAAGAAATACAAAGGCGTTCGCAACGGCATCTTCTGGGGTACATGGCATGGTATTTCTGATGATATTCCCACTGGATATAGGCAAGCCTTTAAATCAGTAAAAATCATGATCAGACCCAAAAGTTTTGTCCAATGA